The following are from one region of the Gemmatimonadota bacterium genome:
- a CDS encoding metal-dependent hydrolase, translating into MKLRFLGHSAFLVETSSGRSILIDPFLTGNPVAVAGPEDFPGVDLVLVTHDHEDHLGDSFDICKQTGATLVAIYETAARAQEEGIVAEPMSIGGAITLDGLVINMVNAQHGAGQGHAAGFVLEVDGKALYFAGDTALFGDMKLFGDLWDLDFAALPVGDRFTMGPAHAAMAVKFLRPTHVVPTHYATFPIILPDASDFVRRVEDLAQVHALEPGQSMSLD; encoded by the coding sequence ATGAAACTCCGTTTCCTCGGTCACTCGGCGTTTCTTGTGGAGACTTCGTCGGGGCGGTCCATTCTGATTGATCCATTCCTGACAGGGAACCCCGTCGCCGTGGCGGGTCCGGAGGATTTCCCCGGAGTGGACCTCGTGCTGGTGACGCACGACCACGAGGATCATCTCGGCGACTCCTTCGACATCTGCAAGCAGACGGGGGCCACGCTGGTGGCCATCTACGAGACGGCTGCGCGTGCGCAGGAAGAGGGCATTGTCGCGGAACCCATGTCCATCGGTGGCGCGATCACGCTCGACGGCCTCGTCATCAACATGGTGAACGCCCAGCACGGCGCGGGGCAGGGGCATGCCGCCGGATTCGTTCTGGAGGTGGATGGGAAGGCACTGTACTTTGCCGGGGACACTGCGCTTTTCGGCGATATGAAGCTGTTTGGCGACCTGTGGGATCTGGACTTCGCCGCGTTGCCGGTAGGGGATCGCTTCACGATGGGGCCAGCCCATGCGGCCATGGCCGTGAAGTTCCTGCGCCCGACGCATGTCGTCCCGACGCACTACGCGACATTCCCGATCATTCTTCCGGATGCGTCGGATTTCGTGAGGCGGGTGGAAGACCTGGCGCAGGTTCATGCGCTGGAACCCGGGCAGTCGATGAGCCTGGACTGA
- a CDS encoding OmpA family protein, producing MRGTRTHFSVPVVAFLSLWVAVASAASPVPSMDGVRGMFRIHAADSAIPGTATATFTGLYTQEWYSSVASPRGRSERARLGAGLLGLGYAVSPSLELGFRASVESQQVVARDSDDEASALGVGAYEAHLKHRLLSSRSGAWSLGAGVSVGTASGNGRALLGEWDRSGVDLTGRLALTLAPPRGSRGAGARVHMNAGYRSGTGGFDETAQPAINPGDTPSRLVPHGDRFLYGVGMEIPGPGGFDFLAECTGEYDVNESEALPVHSMRITPAVRWTQAVGLFAWTAGVDVRLSEEGSGPDWQAVTSFAFGSHLAPLSGVLLGSVRHGETGDPVPGVRIVARNRDTPPTWSDEDGRFRLDIREGYTVLEMERDGFVPRTRVVEAPAGGETEVSCTIVPRMVFGRVTGRVLDSETGEPLPARVEVAGAGSWAEADPESGTYAIERVREGDVNLMARAEGYDDAHGSTRVVAGESSAEDLFMQRTQPAQHTEREVSLTEGLPAGAPVWRVAPEGIRFESGTATILPGTVASLESVARMLLENDGVHVHIEGHTDDIGPANRNLALSQRRADAVMKALVVNFGVDPDRLSALGVGEIEPVEDNSSPENRARNRRIEFRVRGGRSAER from the coding sequence ATGAGAGGCACCCGCACGCACTTCTCCGTGCCGGTCGTTGCGTTCCTGAGCCTGTGGGTAGCGGTTGCGTCTGCCGCCTCGCCGGTTCCCTCGATGGACGGAGTGCGCGGGATGTTCCGCATTCACGCCGCGGATTCCGCCATTCCCGGCACAGCAACCGCCACCTTCACCGGGCTGTACACGCAGGAGTGGTACTCATCGGTCGCCTCCCCCCGGGGGCGATCCGAACGGGCGCGGCTCGGGGCGGGTCTCCTCGGGCTGGGGTACGCGGTGTCGCCGTCGCTGGAGCTGGGATTCCGTGCTTCCGTGGAAAGCCAGCAGGTGGTTGCCCGGGACTCGGACGACGAAGCCAGCGCGCTCGGCGTGGGAGCGTATGAGGCTCACTTGAAGCATCGCCTTCTCTCTTCGCGATCCGGTGCCTGGAGCCTGGGCGCGGGGGTGTCGGTGGGGACCGCTTCCGGCAATGGGCGCGCGCTCCTTGGCGAGTGGGATCGGTCCGGCGTGGACCTGACAGGGCGGCTGGCGCTGACCCTCGCGCCGCCCCGGGGAAGCCGCGGAGCCGGGGCGCGCGTCCACATGAACGCCGGCTATCGAAGCGGTACCGGCGGGTTCGATGAAACCGCGCAGCCGGCCATCAATCCGGGTGACACGCCCTCCCGACTGGTGCCCCACGGCGATCGCTTTCTATACGGGGTGGGCATGGAGATCCCCGGCCCGGGGGGCTTCGACTTCCTCGCCGAATGCACGGGCGAATACGATGTGAACGAATCCGAAGCACTCCCCGTCCATTCCATGAGGATCACCCCGGCGGTTCGATGGACACAGGCGGTCGGGCTCTTCGCCTGGACGGCGGGAGTGGATGTCCGTCTCTCGGAGGAAGGTTCCGGCCCGGACTGGCAGGCGGTCACGAGCTTCGCCTTCGGGAGCCACCTGGCCCCGCTGTCCGGAGTGCTCCTGGGCTCTGTGCGCCACGGGGAGACGGGGGATCCGGTGCCGGGGGTGCGGATTGTCGCGCGCAACCGGGACACGCCGCCGACCTGGTCGGACGAGGACGGGAGGTTCCGGCTGGACATCCGCGAGGGGTACACGGTTCTGGAGATGGAGCGCGACGGGTTCGTTCCCCGGACGCGGGTGGTCGAGGCTCCCGCGGGCGGGGAGACGGAAGTCTCCTGTACGATCGTCCCGAGGATGGTCTTTGGTCGCGTCACCGGCCGCGTGCTGGACTCGGAGACAGGCGAACCGCTTCCGGCGCGTGTCGAGGTGGCCGGTGCCGGGAGCTGGGCCGAAGCGGATCCTGAGAGCGGGACCTACGCCATCGAGCGGGTTCGCGAAGGCGATGTGAACCTCATGGCGCGCGCCGAAGGTTATGACGACGCCCACGGGAGTACTCGCGTGGTGGCGGGAGAGTCATCGGCGGAGGATCTCTTCATGCAGCGCACGCAACCCGCGCAGCACACGGAGCGGGAGGTGTCGCTCACCGAAGGCCTGCCAGCCGGAGCGCCGGTCTGGAGAGTCGCGCCGGAGGGGATTCGCTTTGAGTCCGGCACTGCGACGATTCTCCCCGGCACCGTGGCGTCGCTGGAGTCGGTCGCCCGCATGCTGTTGGAGAACGACGGAGTCCATGTCCACATCGAGGGGCACACCGACGACATCGGACCGGCCAATCGGAATCTCGCGCTGTCGCAGCGTCGCGCTGACGCGGTGATGAAGGCTCTGGTGGTGAACTTCGGCGTCGATCCGGATCGCCTCTCGGCGCTGGGCGTGGGGGAGATTGAACCCGTGGAAGACAACTCGTCGCCGGAGAACCGTGCACGGAACCGTCGGATTGAGTTTCGTGTCCGGGGAGGGAGGTCCGCGGAGAGATAA
- a CDS encoding right-handed parallel beta-helix repeat-containing protein, which translates to MDLRRTGLRSRVIPVMALVALAAASVADATTWRVPDDFAVINNAVNAAAPGDSILLAGNGGSTYFTGGSTLEIDFDLTIQGGWRADFAVRDPSLYISVVRDETIGSTRPLVRVTGPCSVVLDGFRILGGETGIESTDADLTVRDCVTEDQRNTDFTTPGGGLRVSGGTLMMERTTVRDAYAVGGGAGMSLTGLASATLSDCSIVGNHSALAGAGILATSVASLTLSGTTVARDSADTEAGLLLLEGTSLTASDCEFVGGRSFLGSCIRVTGGAVEFTDCRFDSSESWHGGAMSVESASSLTLRGCSFEENRARSTGGAIRVQETPIDFEDCLFRANHMSGIVPSIPSRGGAVWSVGCDGVVESCSFEDEECTDRGGAWYQTGGEVAFEECDFTGNTARLHGGGIYLEVSGTVTAHRCLFTGNTAAFGGALSLAFTADAALSQCTIAGSAGRISGAGVYIGTGADLVLTDSIVCCSLRGEGITCSSGSLDASYSNLFHDPAENNRPVVGGTCQNPTGTSGNIAADPLFCDSASGDYRLSAGSPCVGAASGGGRMGSEEIGCPAPRSSSLESTSWGRVKAYYR; encoded by the coding sequence GTGGATCTCAGACGGACGGGATTGCGAAGCCGGGTCATTCCGGTGATGGCTCTGGTGGCTCTGGCGGCGGCATCGGTGGCTGACGCCACGACATGGCGAGTTCCGGACGACTTCGCGGTGATCAACAATGCCGTCAACGCGGCGGCCCCCGGGGATTCCATCCTGCTGGCCGGGAACGGGGGGTCCACCTATTTCACGGGCGGCTCCACGCTGGAAATCGACTTCGACCTCACCATTCAGGGCGGGTGGCGCGCGGACTTCGCGGTGCGGGATCCCTCTCTGTACATCTCTGTCGTGCGGGATGAAACCATCGGCAGCACCCGGCCGCTGGTGCGCGTGACGGGACCCTGCTCGGTCGTGCTGGACGGCTTCCGGATCCTCGGAGGCGAGACCGGCATCGAGTCGACGGACGCGGACCTGACCGTTCGGGACTGCGTGACCGAAGACCAGCGAAATACGGACTTCACGACCCCCGGCGGCGGGCTTCGTGTGTCCGGTGGGACGCTCATGATGGAGCGCACGACGGTCCGGGACGCATATGCGGTCGGTGGCGGCGCGGGCATGTCGCTGACCGGGTTGGCGTCGGCCACGCTGTCGGACTGTTCCATTGTCGGCAATCACAGCGCGCTGGCGGGCGCGGGGATTCTGGCGACATCGGTAGCAAGCCTGACGCTCAGCGGAACCACGGTGGCCCGGGACTCGGCGGACACGGAAGCGGGACTGCTTCTCCTGGAAGGGACATCGCTGACCGCCTCCGATTGCGAGTTTGTCGGCGGTCGGAGTTTCCTGGGGAGCTGCATTCGGGTTACGGGTGGAGCGGTTGAGTTTACGGACTGCCGGTTCGATTCCAGCGAGTCGTGGCATGGCGGAGCGATGAGCGTGGAGTCCGCATCTTCTCTGACGCTGCGAGGCTGTTCCTTCGAGGAGAACCGCGCAAGATCTACCGGCGGGGCGATTCGTGTTCAGGAGACCCCCATCGACTTTGAAGACTGCCTGTTCCGTGCGAACCACATGAGCGGGATCGTCCCCAGCATCCCCAGCCGCGGGGGGGCGGTCTGGTCCGTCGGTTGCGACGGGGTCGTGGAGTCGTGCTCGTTTGAGGACGAAGAGTGCACCGATCGCGGGGGGGCGTGGTACCAGACCGGTGGAGAGGTTGCCTTCGAGGAGTGTGACTTCACGGGGAACACGGCGCGTCTCCATGGCGGAGGGATCTACCTGGAAGTGAGCGGAACAGTGACCGCTCACCGGTGTCTTTTCACGGGGAATACGGCAGCGTTCGGCGGGGCTCTGTCGCTGGCCTTTACGGCGGATGCGGCGCTCAGCCAGTGTACGATTGCGGGAAGCGCGGGCAGGATCTCAGGGGCCGGAGTGTACATCGGCACGGGGGCGGACCTCGTTCTCACGGACAGCATTGTCTGCTGTTCGCTCCGCGGCGAAGGAATCACCTGTTCGTCCGGCAGTCTCGACGCGTCCTATTCGAACCTGTTCCACGATCCTGCAGAGAACAACCGTCCGGTCGTGGGAGGAACCTGTCAGAACCCGACCGGCACCTCCGGGAACATCGCAGCCGATCCGCTCTTCTGCGATTCCGCATCCGGCGATTATCGTCTCTCCGCCGGCTCGCCCTGCGTTGGCGCGGCGTCGGGTGGCGGGCGCATGGGATCCGAGGAGATCGGGTGCCCGGCCCCGCGTTCGTCCTCGCTGGAGAGCACAAGCTGGGGTCGCGTGAAGGCGTACTACCGATAA